One genomic window of Bacillota bacterium includes the following:
- the urtD gene encoding urea ABC transporter ATP-binding protein UrtD, which yields MTPDLLDAGTKRMQEAQARAQAVGGSGGRATGYAHPLQAGVVDISHGRILYLEDVTVSFDGFRALNKLNLDIAPGELRCIIGPNGAGKTTLMDVITGKTRPDSGTVFFGSTIDLLRHNESEIASLGIGRKFQKPTVFEQLTVFENLELALACHKGVWASMRFQLKPEQRDRLAQVLHTIELGAQCHALAGSLSHGQKQWLEIGMLLMQEPKLLLLDEPVAGMTDAETERTAELLMQLKQHHSLIVVEHDMGFVRSICSKVTVLCEGALLAEGTLDEVQADERVIEVYLGR from the coding sequence ATGACACCCGACTTGCTTGACGCTGGCACAAAGCGAATGCAGGAGGCCCAAGCGCGAGCACAGGCCGTGGGCGGATCTGGGGGTCGAGCAACCGGTTATGCACACCCCTTGCAGGCTGGCGTGGTGGACATCAGCCACGGGCGCATTCTGTACCTCGAAGACGTCACAGTAAGCTTCGACGGATTCCGGGCGCTCAACAAACTCAATTTGGATATTGCACCCGGCGAACTGCGTTGCATCATCGGCCCCAACGGCGCGGGCAAAACCACGCTGATGGATGTCATAACCGGCAAAACCCGACCCGACTCAGGCACCGTTTTTTTTGGCTCGACCATTGATTTGCTGCGTCACAACGAGTCTGAAATCGCCTCCCTTGGCATAGGTCGCAAATTTCAGAAGCCCACGGTTTTCGAGCAACTGACGGTGTTCGAAAACCTTGAGTTGGCCTTGGCCTGCCATAAGGGGGTTTGGGCCAGCATGCGGTTCCAACTGAAGCCCGAGCAACGGGATCGCTTGGCACAGGTGCTGCACACCATCGAGCTTGGCGCACAATGCCACGCCTTGGCGGGCTCATTGAGCCATGGTCAAAAACAATGGCTTGAAATCGGAATGTTGCTGATGCAAGAGCCGAAGTTGCTGCTGCTTGACGAGCCTGTAGCCGGTATGACCGACGCCGAAACCGAACGCACGGCAGAGTTGTTGATGCAACTTAAACAGCATCACTCCTTGATCGTGGTCGAGCACGACATGGGTTTTGTGCGCTCTATCTGCTCCAAGGTAACGGTGCTTTGTGAGGGTGCGCTGTTGGCTGAGGGTACGCTCGATGAAGTGCAGGCCGATGAACGCGTAATTGAAGTTTATTTGGGGCGATGA
- the urtE gene encoding urea ABC transporter ATP-binding subunit UrtE yields MLIIEQLHQYYSGAHILRGVSLQARRGEITVVLGRNGVGKTTLLKSLMGLVPIRSGSIEFDGQSLAKCTPYQRARAGIGYVPQGREIFARLTVRENLLMGLATKSAKTPIPPALFELFPVLAQMSGRRGGDLSGGQQQQLAIARALAAAPGLLVLDEPTEGIQPSVIKDIGRVLQHLAKNGLDGQPMAILLVEQYYDFAEALADQFVVMQRGEVVAKGSGEEMGAANISKLVAI; encoded by the coding sequence ATGTTGATCATTGAGCAATTGCACCAGTATTACAGTGGTGCGCATATTTTGCGCGGGGTCAGCTTGCAGGCGCGTCGGGGCGAAATCACTGTGGTGCTGGGGCGTAACGGCGTCGGCAAGACCACGTTGCTTAAGTCCCTCATGGGCTTGGTACCGATCCGCAGCGGCTCCATTGAATTCGATGGCCAATCACTGGCGAAGTGCACGCCATACCAGCGCGCTCGCGCAGGCATTGGTTATGTGCCGCAGGGCCGCGAAATCTTTGCTCGGCTTACTGTGCGGGAGAACCTGCTCATGGGATTGGCAACCAAAAGCGCCAAGACTCCCATTCCGCCGGCATTGTTTGAGTTGTTTCCGGTGCTGGCTCAAATGAGTGGGCGCAGGGGGGGCGATCTGTCGGGTGGGCAGCAGCAACAATTGGCCATTGCCCGCGCCCTCGCTGCCGCGCCCGGCTTGCTGGTGCTCGACGAACCCACCGAAGGCATACAGCCCAGTGTCATCAAAGACATTGGCCGGGTGTTGCAGCATTTGGCCAAGAATGGGCTAGACGGTCAACCCATGGCGATCTTGCTGGTCGAGCAGTACTATGATTTTGCCGAGGCTCTGGCTGACCAGTTCGTGGTGATGCAGCGCGGTGAGGTGGTTGCCAAGGGCAGCGGGGAGGAAATGGGGGCGGCAAACATCAGCAAATTGGTTGCGATTTAA